From a region of the Dethiosulfovibrio salsuginis genome:
- a CDS encoding P-loop NTPase family protein, translating into MDFPRLMIADERREDVIPLGIVLAATIRSMGIPLRLFAGGIDDRYLRMLSLGTGQEVFSIDPLQFKSESEVRFFFGSMAKGDCLNLILSPLGVAVAEDRMVINQGTVDLARILDCGVVSMVHANPLASITARVMAGVWERFSKENVDLYGAVFSSVLNPREYQLLEIELGRSIPSMALGYVPRYMERRMISVVDLCSDPRVAQPIVTLGSQLKSMTGQIDWSALMAFGEYRTNLDVPAKSIEPLSGAPAVAIITDDSLSMGIDNDIALFRAIGCRIIPVSLTREIVPPEAKAIYFPHGLGHVALKRLINNRPLFDQVINLPLRGRATLINGGFSSVWGKWYALSEDSMDRVAGLGAFEEGVIVAPHFRGEGVAVDIEPLPGARETLHYEEGEKMRGYLSGFMKSSLGIPGKGLCSWALRESDTKKELGEAIWKIRKTVGSQAKIELWSCPELIKRWIRTETR; encoded by the coding sequence TTGGATTTTCCTCGACTTATGATAGCCGACGAGCGGCGGGAAGATGTAATTCCCCTCGGAATCGTTCTGGCGGCCACTATCAGATCAATGGGGATTCCTCTGAGGCTTTTTGCCGGAGGGATCGACGACCGCTATCTCAGGATGCTTTCCCTGGGAACCGGTCAGGAGGTATTTTCCATCGATCCTCTTCAGTTCAAAAGCGAATCGGAGGTTCGGTTTTTCTTCGGGTCTATGGCTAAGGGAGACTGTCTGAATCTAATTCTATCCCCCTTAGGGGTTGCCGTCGCCGAGGACCGAATGGTGATTAACCAGGGCACCGTGGACTTGGCCAGGATCCTCGACTGTGGCGTGGTCTCCATGGTCCACGCAAACCCCTTGGCAAGTATCACCGCCAGGGTGATGGCAGGGGTATGGGAGAGATTTTCGAAGGAAAACGTAGACCTCTACGGCGCGGTTTTTTCCTCGGTCCTTAATCCCAGGGAATACCAGCTTTTAGAGATAGAGCTGGGACGGTCCATTCCGTCTATGGCCCTGGGCTACGTCCCTAGATACATGGAGAGGCGTATGATTTCGGTGGTGGATCTCTGTTCCGATCCAAGGGTAGCTCAGCCTATAGTCACCTTAGGTTCCCAGCTTAAGTCTATGACGGGGCAGATAGACTGGTCCGCTCTCATGGCTTTCGGTGAATATCGAACTAATCTTGACGTGCCAGCAAAATCCATAGAGCCTCTGTCCGGTGCTCCTGCTGTGGCGATCATTACCGACGACTCTCTTTCCATGGGAATAGATAACGATATAGCCCTCTTTCGGGCTATCGGATGCCGGATTATCCCGGTGTCTTTGACCAGGGAGATTGTCCCACCGGAGGCTAAAGCGATCTACTTTCCTCACGGGCTAGGGCACGTGGCACTGAAGAGGCTGATCAACAACCGTCCTCTGTTCGACCAGGTAATTAACCTCCCTCTGAGGGGCAGGGCCACCTTGATCAACGGCGGCTTTTCCTCGGTATGGGGAAAGTGGTATGCCCTTTCGGAGGACAGCATGGATCGAGTCGCTGGGTTAGGCGCCTTCGAGGAAGGGGTTATCGTAGCTCCCCATTTTAGAGGTGAAGGTGTGGCGGTGGATATAGAGCCTCTACCGGGGGCCAGAGAGACCTTGCACTACGAGGAAGGGGAAAAGATGAGAGGCTACCTCTCGGGCTTTATGAAATCCTCCCTGGGAATCCCCGGTAAAGGGCTCTGTTCCTGGGCCCTTCGGGAATCGGACACGAAGAAAGAGCTAGGAGAGGCCATTTGGAAGATAAGAAAGACCGTAGGCAGTCAGGCAAAGATAGAGCTGTGGAGCTGTCCTGAGCTGATAAAGCGGTGGATCAGGACCGAGACCAGATAG